One genomic segment of Desulfurispira natronophila includes these proteins:
- a CDS encoding A/G-specific adenine glycosylase encodes MHELSPFIRAMDSFARQQGRHELPWRQTHTTPYGVWVSEVMLQQTQVQRVIPYYLAFMERFPDIFCLSCASWEEFLPLYRGLGYYRRGENMLACASQVVKFYEGEFPREKKALMALPGIGEYTASAILSFGYGLPHLAFDTNMQKVFGRYLHGNRKAKVDKVSVENIISREEVDMARFNGAVMDFAATLCQRTPHCHICPVKTHCCYARHSGTTEPAAVTRLPRTAFDYRRARVYLWLHQRHRCYYSAYSDSFAPFVLAVGVTSRQQIKEYFRTAFELEVAVRPPHARGQVQDHPALLVHAQILQGEANFCQFPPDEIYRHPRGFIPEG; translated from the coding sequence ATGCACGAACTTTCACCCTTTATCCGGGCCATGGACTCCTTCGCCCGCCAGCAGGGTCGCCACGAACTGCCATGGCGACAAACCCACACCACCCCCTACGGTGTCTGGGTCAGCGAAGTCATGCTGCAGCAAACCCAGGTACAGCGAGTAATACCCTATTACCTGGCATTTATGGAGCGATTCCCCGACATTTTCTGCCTCTCCTGTGCCAGCTGGGAAGAGTTTCTTCCCCTCTACCGGGGGCTGGGCTACTACCGCCGCGGTGAAAATATGCTCGCTTGTGCCTCTCAAGTGGTGAAGTTTTACGAGGGAGAATTCCCACGGGAGAAAAAAGCACTCATGGCTCTGCCAGGAATAGGTGAGTATACTGCCAGCGCCATTCTCAGCTTTGGCTACGGCCTGCCTCATCTCGCCTTTGACACCAATATGCAAAAGGTTTTTGGCCGTTATCTTCATGGAAACCGCAAGGCCAAGGTCGACAAGGTTTCCGTGGAAAACATTATCAGCAGAGAAGAGGTCGACATGGCACGCTTTAACGGAGCAGTCATGGATTTTGCTGCCACTCTGTGTCAGCGCACACCCCATTGCCACATCTGTCCAGTCAAGACCCACTGCTGCTACGCCCGGCATAGCGGCACCACTGAGCCTGCGGCAGTCACCCGCCTGCCAAGAACAGCCTTTGACTATCGTCGCGCCCGGGTCTACCTGTGGCTCCATCAGCGCCACCGCTGTTACTACTCTGCATACAGTGACAGCTTTGCCCCTTTTGTACTGGCGGTTGGGGTCACCTCCCGGCAACAGATCAAGGAGTACTTTCGCACTGCCTTTGAACTGGAAGTGGCTGTGCGCCCTCCCCATGCGCGGGGCCAGGTTCAGGATCACCCGGCCCTGCTGGTGCACGCCCAGATATTGCAGGGAGAAGCAAACTTCTGTCAGTTTCCTCCCGACGAAATCTATCGCCACCCCCGCGGGTTTATCCCGGAGGGATAG
- the argH gene encoding argininosuccinate lyase produces MKHDHQQPSSEKKLWGGRFSQPMAQFTEEFGASVGYDQRLYRYDIIGSIAHCRMLARQGIIHDVECDMIVSGLENIMLEINSGEFEFQVSLEDVHMNIEKRLIDLIGPVGGKLHTGRSRNDQVALDSRLFLRDAVKEILQRLQQLQTALLEQAEEHRETVMPGYTHLQTAQPVLLAHHLLAYFEMFDRDAQRFDEILSRVNILPLGAGALAGTTFNIDRHWVAQELGFDGVSRNSLDTVSDRDAFIEICSAASLVMMHLSRLSEEFILWSSSEFQFVHLSDGYCTGSSIMPQKRNPDMSELVRGKTGRVYGNLMALLTVMKGLPLAYNKDMQEDKEPLFDTIDTVVGSLRIYAEMIRTATFNHQRMAQAAGAGFSTATDLADYLVRGGLPFRQAHEVVGKMVAHCEREKTDLPDLTLEQMQRFSDVIKEDIFDYITVEKSVAARNSYGGTSHQQVEQQLSAIRQRPEFTPGRSD; encoded by the coding sequence GTGAAACACGATCACCAGCAACCATCTTCAGAAAAAAAGCTATGGGGCGGTCGGTTCTCCCAGCCTATGGCCCAGTTTACCGAAGAGTTCGGCGCCAGTGTCGGCTATGACCAGCGCCTCTACCGCTACGATATTATCGGCTCTATCGCCCACTGCCGCATGCTGGCCCGCCAGGGCATTATCCATGACGTAGAGTGCGACATGATTGTCTCCGGCCTGGAGAACATCATGTTGGAAATCAACTCCGGCGAATTTGAATTTCAGGTCAGCCTGGAAGATGTTCATATGAACATTGAAAAACGTCTCATCGACCTTATCGGTCCAGTAGGAGGAAAGCTGCACACCGGACGCAGCCGTAACGACCAGGTGGCCCTGGACAGCCGCCTCTTTCTGCGCGATGCGGTAAAAGAGATATTACAGCGCCTCCAACAACTACAGACAGCGCTGCTGGAGCAAGCAGAGGAGCATCGGGAAACCGTCATGCCCGGCTACACCCACCTGCAAACAGCCCAGCCCGTACTACTGGCCCACCACCTGCTGGCCTACTTCGAGATGTTTGACCGCGACGCCCAGCGCTTTGACGAAATTCTCTCACGAGTCAATATCCTCCCCCTGGGCGCTGGTGCCCTGGCGGGAACCACCTTTAACATTGATCGCCACTGGGTTGCCCAGGAGTTGGGTTTTGACGGAGTCAGCCGCAACAGTCTTGATACGGTAAGTGACCGCGACGCCTTTATTGAAATCTGCTCCGCCGCCTCCCTTGTTATGATGCACCTCTCCCGGCTCTCGGAGGAGTTTATCCTCTGGAGCTCTTCTGAGTTCCAGTTTGTGCACCTTAGCGACGGCTACTGTACAGGCTCCAGTATCATGCCTCAGAAACGCAATCCAGACATGAGCGAGCTGGTTCGCGGCAAGACCGGCCGCGTCTACGGCAACCTCATGGCCCTGCTGACCGTCATGAAGGGCTTGCCTCTTGCCTACAACAAAGACATGCAGGAGGACAAGGAGCCGCTCTTCGATACCATCGATACCGTCGTCGGCTCCCTGCGCATCTACGCCGAAATGATTCGCACCGCCACCTTCAACCATCAGCGCATGGCACAGGCAGCCGGAGCTGGCTTCTCCACCGCCACCGATCTGGCCGACTACCTGGTACGGGGCGGGCTTCCCTTCCGTCAGGCCCATGAAGTCGTGGGTAAAATGGTCGCCCACTGTGAACGGGAAAAGACCGACCTGCCGGACTTGACCCTGGAGCAAATGCAGCGATTCAGCGACGTCATAAAAGAGGATATTTTTGATTACATCACCGTAGAAAAAAGTGTCGCCGCTCGCAACAGCTACGGAGGTACCTCCCACCAGCAAGTGGAGCAACAGCTCAGTGCCATTCGCCAGCGACCTGAATTCACCCCGGGAAGAAGCGACTAA
- a CDS encoding cob(I)yrinic acid a,c-diamide adenosyltransferase — translation MLFQKGYMQIYTGNGKGKTTASLGLALRCVGAGGRVFISQFLKDGDYSESAGLGYFGDCVTHETSGCGHFVRGKPSEEDKAKAVEGLERARLAMLSGEYNMVILDEANVAAAIGLIPLESLQQLVAQRPESVELVLTGRDAHPELMDMADLVTRMEEVKHYYRAGVAARVGIEK, via the coding sequence ATGCTTTTTCAAAAGGGATATATGCAAATCTATACCGGCAATGGCAAGGGCAAGACTACCGCTTCCCTGGGGCTGGCGCTTCGGTGCGTTGGGGCAGGTGGCCGGGTTTTTATCAGCCAGTTTCTCAAGGACGGAGACTATTCGGAGAGCGCAGGACTAGGCTACTTTGGTGACTGTGTCACCCATGAAACATCAGGCTGCGGTCACTTTGTGCGGGGAAAACCTTCAGAAGAAGACAAGGCCAAGGCTGTTGAGGGGCTGGAACGAGCCCGCCTGGCCATGCTCAGCGGTGAGTACAACATGGTTATTTTAGATGAAGCCAATGTGGCGGCTGCCATCGGTTTGATTCCTCTGGAGTCCTTACAGCAGTTGGTTGCCCAGCGACCGGAATCGGTGGAGTTGGTTCTTACAGGCCGGGATGCACATCCGGAGCTGATGGATATGGCGGATCTGGTTACCCGTATGGAAGAGGTGAAGCACTACTACCGTGCTGGTGTGGCAGCGCGAGTGGGAATAGAGAAGTAG